One window from the genome of Indicator indicator isolate 239-I01 chromosome 6, UM_Iind_1.1, whole genome shotgun sequence encodes:
- the ZBTB14 gene encoding zinc finger and BTB domain-containing protein 14 yields the protein MEAPRARPPPPSSPPVAAVAERRHGAIAPAHGVRRKRRRRRWRKSGGIHALGTQQRGRWPRRERGASAAATGEETRKGRGRSEGGWEGERPRCRAAPTGGGGRPRLLLGAPGEGSGSASGVFPLRVPVRAGASAASSPTPSGCVEAGVRPAAGGCRRGWARARLALPEPLPSQQRAGQGQCRAESHCRTDTVTSGRAAELRGRTLGSSARAGEFFISMSETIKYNDDDHKTVFLKTLNEQRLEGEFCDIAIVVEDVKFRAHRCVLAACSTYFKKLFKKLEVDSSSVIEIDFLRSDIFEEVLNYMYTAKISVKKEDVNLMMSSGQILGIRFLDKLCSQKRDVSSPEENPQAKTKYCLKINRPMGEPNEAPDDEVEEIGDHDDSPSDVTVEGTPPSQEDGKSPTATLRVQEAILKELGSEEVRKVNCYGQEVEPMEATESKDLGSQTPQALTFNDGISEVKDEQTPGWTTAAGDMKFEYLLYGHREHIVCQACGKTFSDEARLRKHEKLHTADRPFVCEMCTKGFTTQAHLKEHLKIHTGYKPYSCEVCGKSFIRAPDLKKHERVHSNERPFACHMCDKAFKHKSHLKDHERRHRGEKPFVCSSCTKAFAKASDLKRHENNMHSERKQVTTANSIQSETEQLQAAAMAAEAEQQLETIACS from the exons ATGGAGGCGCCGCGGgcgcgcccgccgccgccgtcgTCTCCGCCAGTAGCAGCAGTAGCGGAGCGGCGGCACGGAGCCATCGCGCCCGCGCACGgcgtgaggaggaagaggagaaggagaaggtggaGGAAAAGCGGCGGAATACACGCGCTGGGGACACAACAAAGGGGCAGGTGGCCGCGGAGGGAACGTGGTGCCTCCGCCGCCGCCACCGGAGAAGAAACgcggaagggaagaggaaggagcgAAGGAGGATGGGAGGGAGAGCGGCCGCGTTGCCGCGCAGCCCCGaccggcggcggcgggaggcCGCGGCTGCTCTTGGGCGCCCCCGGTGAAGGCAGCGGGAGCGCGAGCGGCGTCTTCCCGCTGCGGGTTCCTGTCAGGGCGGGTGCCTCCGCCGCGTCCTCGCCAACCCCAAGCGGGTGCGTGGAGGCGGGAGTGCGCCCGGCTGCTGGCGGCTGCAGGCGGGGATGGGCACGGGCACGGCTGGCACTGCCCGAGCCGCTGCCGAGCCAACAGCGAGCGGGGCAGGGACAGTGCCGGGCAGAGTCACACTGCCGCACTGACACTGTCACCTCGGGACGGGCTGCAGAGTTGCGGGGGAGAACCTTAGGGAGTTCAGCCAGGGCAGGT gagtttTTCATCAGCATGTCTGAAACCATCAAGTACAATGACGACGATCACAAAACTGTCTTCCTGAAGACCCTCAACGAGCAGCGCTTGGAAGGGGAGTTCTGTGACATCGCCATCGTGGTGGAGGATGTCAAGTTCCGAGCCCACCGCTGCgtcctggctgcctgcagcacctaCTTCAAGAAGCTCTTCAAGAAACTGGAGGTGGACAGTTCGTCGGTCATCGAAATAGACTTCCTGCGCTCGGATATCTTCGAGGAGGTTCTCAACTACATGTACACTGCCAAGATCTCCGTCAAGAAGGAGGATGTCAACCTGATGATGTCCTCGGGCCAGATCCTGGGCATTCGGTTCCTGGACAAACTCTGCTCCCAGAAACGTGACGTCTCCAGTCCCGAGGAGAACCCCCAGGCCAAGACCAAATACTGCCTGAAAATCAACCGCCCCATGGGCGAGCCCAATGAGGCCCCAGACGATGAGGTGGAAGAGATTGGTGATCACGATGACAGCCCCTCGGATGTGACGGTGGAAGGGACTCCCCCCAGCCAGGAAGATGGCAAATCCCCAACTGCCACCCTGAGGGTGCAGGAGGCCATTCTCAAAGAGCTGGGCAGCGAAGAGGTTCGCAAAGTCAACTGCTACGGCCAGGAAGTGGAGCCGATGGAAGCGACGGAGTCGAAGGACTTGGGATCGCAGACCCCTCAGGCTCTGACCTTCAACGACGGCATAAGCGAAGTGAAGGACGAGCAGACCCCGGGCTGGACCACGGCAGCCGGGGACATGAAGTTCGAGTACCTGCTGTACGGCCACAGGGAGCACATTGTGTGCCAGGCCTGTGGCAAGACCTTCTCGGACGAGGCGCGGCTGCGGAAGCATGAGAAGCTGCACACCGCCGACAGGCCTTTTGTCTGTGAGATGTGCACCAAGGGCTTCACCACCCAGGCTCATCTGAAGGAGCACCTGAAGATCCACACTGGCTACAAGCCCTACAGCTGCGAGGTGTGCGGCAAGTCCTTCATCCGCGCCCCGGACCTCAAAAAGCATGAGAGGGTCCACAGCAACGAGCGGCCCTTCGCCTGCCACATGTGTGACAAAGCTTTCAAGCACAAATCTCACCTCAAGGACCACGAGAGGAGGCATCGAGGGGAGAAGCCTTTcgtctgcagctcctgcaccaAGGCTTTTGCCAAGGCTTCAGATCTGAAGAGGCATGAGAACAATATGCACAGTGAGAGGAAGCAGGTGACCACTGCCAACTCCATCCAGAGCGAGACGGAACAGTTGCAGGCAGCAGCGatggctgcagaggcagagcagcagctggaaaccATAGCTTGCAGTTAA